The following are encoded together in the Adhaeribacter arboris genome:
- a CDS encoding alpha-L-rhamnosidase-related protein — MGKFCQSQHSEHPASDATAIWQSEEYTIYPAQVVQQNFVAHVLSPTKVISNYVSSANNFLNPLLTFKFSINGHDNEMEPGKDHQFVCIAQNGYSETPIITFGSPLKLPGKVPTDTYLTPNTKFKIRLNLSPVLDAFEQSGFYTTYTGEKIYQEDFKGVFVAGQPAPLTWNFANLANQPELELQNTKEEGIFEVTLLLNPDPTETTNPTSWQLSKNTTAFPQYSSGYPIMDALYNLGLEEMLNAVEPDNTFRTGKEWAGVWTRDISYSIILAMAIVQPQVARKSLLRKVNKNRRIIQDTGTGGAYPVSSDRIVWAIAAWELYTVTSDTNWLKKSYRIIKNSLEDDLINLYNPKTGLFRGESSFLDWREQTYPQWMQPADIYESECLSTNALFYQACNLLAQMANLLADNPAAIKYSQLAEKVKSAINEHLWLPAKGYYGQFRYGRNFKILSPKAEALGEALCVLFDIADDEKQQLLVARTPITPYGIPCIYPQIPTIPSYHNNAVWPFVQAYWSLATAKAGNEKALLESMSAIYRPAALFLTNQENFVASNGDYAGTQINSSNMLWSLAGNLSLIYKVIFGMELQPDGLVFKPMVPKAWQGLKNLKNFTYRNAILDIGLEGYGNQIKSITLNDKELAAPILPATLQGQHFIKIELENNNLPEAEITKVPVEFSPTMPEVSYAQGILSWQKIAEAENYKILRNGKEFLHTRATQITISPTVYTEYQIIAVNNQGHESFASEPLAVSLEENQHLYSLKKDTPEANLAGEESYTADFLEISKNTNLTVQILIPAPGLYAIDFRYANGEGPISTNNKCAIRTLKLNNKILGTIVLPQRGADEWSDWGFTNAVQVRLEQGPHDLALAFEPTNENMNTEVNRALLDYMRVTKIAE; from the coding sequence ATGGGCAAGTTTTGCCAATCACAGCATTCAGAACATCCGGCTAGCGATGCAACCGCTATCTGGCAATCGGAGGAGTATACCATTTATCCGGCCCAGGTGGTGCAGCAAAATTTTGTGGCGCACGTACTATCCCCCACGAAAGTAATCTCTAACTATGTATCCAGCGCGAATAATTTCCTTAACCCGCTGCTTACGTTTAAGTTTAGTATTAACGGCCACGATAACGAAATGGAGCCGGGCAAAGATCACCAGTTTGTCTGTATAGCGCAAAATGGTTACTCCGAAACCCCCATTATTACTTTTGGTTCCCCATTAAAATTACCGGGCAAAGTGCCCACCGATACCTATCTGACCCCTAATACCAAATTTAAAATTCGCCTGAATTTAAGCCCGGTGTTAGATGCTTTTGAGCAATCCGGCTTTTACACAACTTATACCGGCGAAAAAATTTATCAAGAAGATTTTAAAGGCGTATTTGTCGCGGGCCAGCCCGCGCCCTTAACCTGGAACTTCGCTAATCTAGCCAATCAACCCGAACTAGAATTACAAAATACAAAAGAAGAAGGCATTTTTGAAGTTACCTTACTCCTGAATCCTGATCCAACGGAAACCACTAACCCTACCAGCTGGCAGTTATCTAAAAATACAACCGCTTTCCCGCAGTATTCCTCTGGTTACCCCATAATGGATGCTCTGTACAACTTAGGGTTAGAAGAAATGCTAAATGCCGTAGAACCGGATAATACCTTCCGGACGGGTAAAGAATGGGCTGGTGTCTGGACCCGAGATATTAGCTACAGCATTATTTTAGCCATGGCAATTGTACAGCCCCAAGTGGCCCGTAAAAGTCTGCTGCGGAAAGTAAATAAAAACCGGCGCATTATTCAGGATACCGGCACTGGGGGCGCTTACCCAGTTTCTTCCGACCGAATTGTATGGGCGATTGCCGCCTGGGAACTTTATACAGTTACCAGCGATACTAACTGGCTGAAGAAATCTTACCGGATTATTAAAAATTCTCTAGAAGATGACCTGATTAACCTCTATAACCCGAAGACCGGCTTGTTCCGGGGCGAGTCCTCCTTCTTGGACTGGCGGGAACAAACCTACCCACAGTGGATGCAGCCGGCCGATATTTACGAATCGGAATGTTTAAGCACGAATGCTCTTTTTTACCAGGCTTGTAACCTTCTGGCGCAAATGGCCAATTTGCTGGCTGATAATCCAGCAGCGATAAAATATAGCCAATTAGCCGAAAAAGTAAAATCAGCAATAAACGAGCACTTATGGTTACCGGCAAAAGGCTACTACGGGCAATTTCGATACGGCCGCAATTTTAAAATTTTGTCGCCTAAAGCAGAAGCTTTGGGAGAAGCCTTATGCGTACTTTTTGATATTGCGGACGATGAAAAACAACAATTGCTTGTAGCCCGAACGCCCATTACTCCTTACGGTATTCCTTGCATTTATCCCCAAATACCTACTATTCCATCCTACCATAATAATGCGGTTTGGCCGTTTGTACAAGCGTATTGGTCTTTGGCTACGGCTAAAGCCGGCAATGAAAAAGCGTTACTTGAAAGCATGAGTGCCATTTACCGCCCGGCAGCGCTTTTCTTAACCAACCAGGAAAACTTTGTCGCCAGCAACGGCGATTATGCCGGCACGCAAATTAATTCCAGTAATATGCTCTGGAGTTTAGCCGGTAACTTGAGCCTGATCTATAAAGTGATTTTTGGAATGGAACTTCAACCAGACGGCTTAGTTTTTAAACCAATGGTTCCAAAGGCGTGGCAAGGACTTAAAAATTTAAAAAACTTTACCTACCGGAATGCTATTCTGGATATCGGGTTAGAAGGATATGGCAACCAAATTAAAAGTATAACCCTGAACGATAAAGAACTCGCGGCACCTATACTACCAGCTACTTTACAAGGGCAGCATTTTATTAAAATTGAGCTGGAAAATAATAACTTACCGGAAGCTGAAATAACTAAAGTACCGGTAGAATTTTCGCCCACAATGCCGGAGGTTTCGTACGCACAAGGCATTTTGTCCTGGCAAAAAATAGCTGAAGCCGAGAACTATAAAATCCTGCGGAACGGAAAAGAATTTCTGCATACGAGAGCTACCCAAATTACCATTTCGCCTACGGTTTATACTGAATACCAAATAATAGCGGTAAATAACCAAGGGCACGAGTCTTTTGCTAGTGAGCCATTAGCAGTATCTTTAGAAGAAAACCAACATCTTTACTCCCTGAAAAAAGATACTCCCGAAGCTAATCTGGCGGGGGAAGAAAGCTATACAGCTGATTTCCTGGAAATTAGTAAAAACACAAATCTCACCGTACAGATTTTAATACCGGCGCCCGGATTATACGCGATTGATTTCCGGTATGCTAACGGGGAAGGGCCAATCAGTACCAATAATAAATGTGCCATCCGTACGCTTAAACTAAATAATAAAATCTTAGGCACCATCGTACTGCCCCAACGCGGCGCCGACGAATGGTCGGATTGGGGTTTTACGAACGCGGTACAAGTAAGACTGGAGCAAGGCCCCCACGATTTAGCCTTAGCCTTTGAGCCTACTAACGAAAATATGAATACTGAAGTAAACCGGGCTCTACTGGATTATATGCGGGTTACAAAGATTGCCGAGTAA
- a CDS encoding DUF4249 domain-containing protein: protein MSLSIRYRPTLLFFALLLSLSSCVDPFDPKVKDIPESFVVVDGYINSQGITSIKLSRTINLTADTVPPAESRASVYLEEENGMQYALREQDAGTYISDNLTLDPLKKYRLHFTTVAGKEYTSDYVPVKVTPAIDNITWQPKNNGLQIYVSSQDAANETKFYRWKYEETWEFNSAYSTSLEYRDNGVKSRNSNDNIYVCWKTENSSAIRIGTTARLNQDVISNYPLVLIPQGSVKLGRRYSILVKQYALSQEEYAYYEALRKNTENIGSLFDPLPTQLTGNIHCVTNPTEPIIGFIGAHSETQKRIFVDREELPKTWGRFSTGYEDCPPLDSIVIDYIRYFTIEDVETYFAPGIYLPVTPIYPPVGIPRLIGYTAASISCVDCRLRGTNIKPDFWK from the coding sequence ATGAGTTTATCCATTCGTTACCGGCCAACGCTCTTATTCTTTGCTCTGCTCTTATCGTTGAGCAGCTGCGTAGACCCGTTTGATCCTAAGGTAAAAGACATACCCGAAAGTTTTGTAGTAGTAGATGGTTATATTAACAGTCAGGGCATTACCAGCATAAAATTATCGCGTACCATTAACTTAACGGCCGATACTGTTCCGCCCGCCGAAAGCCGGGCTTCGGTGTATCTGGAAGAAGAAAATGGAATGCAATATGCGTTAAGGGAACAAGACGCCGGCACGTACATTTCGGATAATTTAACTTTAGACCCTCTTAAGAAATACCGGTTACATTTTACCACCGTAGCCGGGAAAGAATATACTTCGGATTACGTTCCGGTTAAAGTTACTCCCGCTATTGATAATATTACCTGGCAACCCAAAAACAATGGCCTGCAAATTTACGTGAGCAGCCAGGATGCCGCCAATGAGACTAAATTCTACCGCTGGAAATACGAAGAGACCTGGGAGTTTAATTCGGCTTATTCTACTTCTTTAGAGTACCGGGACAACGGCGTAAAATCACGCAATTCGAACGACAACATTTATGTTTGCTGGAAAACCGAAAATTCCTCGGCCATAAGAATTGGCACTACGGCCCGGCTGAATCAAGATGTAATATCTAATTATCCTTTGGTTTTAATTCCGCAAGGTTCCGTAAAATTAGGTCGGCGTTATAGTATTTTAGTCAAACAATATGCTCTCAGCCAGGAAGAATACGCGTATTACGAAGCGCTACGAAAAAATACCGAAAATATTGGTTCTTTATTCGACCCCCTTCCTACGCAGTTAACCGGCAACATTCATTGTGTAACCAATCCAACAGAACCGATAATTGGCTTTATTGGAGCCCACTCCGAAACGCAGAAAAGAATATTCGTAGACAGAGAAGAATTACCTAAAACCTGGGGCCGATTTTCTACCGGCTACGAAGATTGTCCTCCGCTTGACTCCATTGTTATTGATTATATTCGATATTTTACAATAGAAGATGTGGAAACTTATTTTGCACCGGGTATTTACTTACCGGTAACGCCTATTTATCCACCGGTAGGTATTCCGCGCTTAATTGGCTATACGGCGGCTTCCATTTCCTGCGTAGACTGCCGGCTAAGAGGCACCAATATAAAACCAGATTTTTGGAAATAA
- a CDS encoding TonB-dependent receptor has product MNCYYRLLIFLLLITKSGVSYGQNTKNNVITGDFKNLRFNQFVHSVEAQTNYHFFYDSTAVDSLFVTVQVKDQPLATVLTTVLNGTALHFAVDAENRVYITSGVALNLNLPDNYFKPEAANNAITQNSQPNNSSVTTSGNSRSLTLAERKLYEIGRSGGNTSAGKATLAGHLRDVKSGEPVIGAAVYIQSPSIGTTTDQFGYYSLTLPLGRHDLFIRGSGIKNTKRQLLLQSDGQLEIEVEEDITPLKEVVIEAEKDKNVAGMQMGLEKLDIKTMRQVPTAFGETDILRVVLTLPGVKSVGEGNTGMNVRGGATDQNLILFNDATIYNPAHLFGFFSAFNPDILKTVELYKSAVPAKYGGRLSSVLEIATRDGNKKQFSGSGGIGLLTSRLTLEGPIIKDKSAFIVSGRSTYSDWILQKLPNSSFKNSSAAFYDLNAHISHEINSKNSIYATGYRSRDKFKLAADTLYQYLNQNASLKWKHIFNNKLYGVLTGAYSYYQYNITSDINPVNASKLNYSINQSNVQADFSYFHNAKHTFDFGASSILYHIAPGSLKPLGTESLMVTDVLSREKAVESALYASDRIDISTRLSVSIGLRYSLYQALGPKQVYQYLPGISRSESTITDTLQYKAGDVLAKYHGPEYRLSAKLALTENSSVKMSYNRMRQYIHMLSNTAAMSPTDIWKLSDSYIRPQIGDQVALGYYRNFKSNTIETSVETYYKKMHDFVDYKSGATLLLNHHIETDVVNAAGKAYGLEVMVKKLTGKVNGWVSYTYSRSLVKVNEGTTSDKINGGSYYPSNFDKPHDFTLIGNYRFSRRFSTSLNFTYNTGRPITLPLAKYFVDNSYRVYYSDRNAYRVPDYYRADFAMNMEGNHKVQKLAHSSWTLAIYNLTGRKNPYSIYFKSEGTQINGYQLSIFGRPIPTVTYNFKF; this is encoded by the coding sequence ATGAATTGTTACTACCGCTTGTTAATTTTCCTGCTTCTGATTACAAAAAGTGGGGTTAGTTACGGGCAGAATACCAAAAATAATGTAATTACCGGGGATTTTAAAAACTTACGTTTTAATCAATTCGTCCACTCGGTAGAAGCACAAACCAACTACCATTTTTTTTATGACTCTACGGCAGTAGATAGTTTATTTGTTACGGTTCAGGTAAAAGATCAACCTCTGGCAACGGTACTTACTACGGTTTTGAATGGTACTGCCTTGCATTTCGCGGTAGATGCAGAAAACCGGGTTTATATTACCTCGGGAGTAGCCCTGAACTTAAATTTACCGGATAATTATTTTAAACCCGAAGCGGCAAACAACGCCATCACCCAAAACAGCCAGCCAAATAATTCCTCGGTAACAACTTCTGGTAATTCCCGCTCTTTAACTTTAGCCGAACGGAAACTGTACGAAATAGGCAGGTCCGGTGGAAACACCAGCGCCGGCAAAGCTACCTTAGCGGGTCACTTGCGCGATGTAAAATCCGGAGAGCCGGTAATTGGGGCGGCTGTTTACATTCAATCTCCTTCTATCGGCACCACCACCGACCAGTTTGGTTATTACTCGCTCACTTTACCTTTGGGGCGGCATGATTTATTTATTCGGGGCTCGGGGATAAAAAATACCAAACGCCAGCTTTTGCTGCAGAGCGATGGCCAACTGGAAATTGAAGTAGAAGAAGACATAACGCCCCTGAAAGAAGTAGTAATTGAAGCGGAAAAAGATAAAAATGTAGCCGGTATGCAAATGGGTCTGGAAAAACTGGATATTAAAACTATGCGCCAGGTACCCACCGCTTTCGGGGAAACCGATATTTTGCGGGTGGTACTTACTTTACCCGGCGTAAAATCGGTGGGCGAAGGCAATACCGGCATGAACGTACGCGGCGGAGCTACCGACCAAAACTTAATTCTTTTTAACGATGCTACTATCTACAATCCGGCGCACTTATTTGGCTTTTTTTCGGCCTTTAATCCGGATATATTAAAAACGGTAGAACTATATAAAAGCGCGGTGCCGGCCAAATACGGCGGGCGATTATCTTCGGTGCTGGAAATAGCTACCCGCGATGGCAATAAAAAACAATTTTCCGGCTCCGGCGGCATCGGATTACTTACCAGTCGGCTTACCTTAGAAGGTCCGATAATAAAAGATAAAAGTGCTTTTATTGTAAGTGGCCGCAGTACTTACTCCGATTGGATTTTGCAAAAGTTACCGAACAGCAGTTTTAAAAATAGCTCTGCGGCTTTCTACGACTTAAATGCGCACATCAGCCACGAGATAAATTCTAAAAACAGTATTTACGCCACTGGTTACCGGAGCCGCGATAAATTTAAACTAGCCGCCGATACGTTGTACCAGTATTTAAATCAGAATGCCAGCTTAAAATGGAAGCATATTTTTAATAATAAATTATACGGCGTTTTAACCGGGGCTTATAGTTATTACCAGTATAATATTACCAGCGACATTAATCCGGTAAATGCCTCCAAACTTAACTACAGCATCAACCAATCGAACGTTCAAGCCGATTTTAGTTATTTTCATAACGCTAAACACACTTTTGATTTTGGGGCGAGTTCTATTTTGTACCATATTGCTCCCGGCAGCTTAAAACCGTTAGGCACCGAATCCTTAATGGTCACCGATGTGTTGAGCCGGGAAAAAGCGGTAGAAAGCGCTCTTTATGCTTCGGATAGAATAGATATTTCCACTAGGCTTTCCGTTTCTATTGGTTTGCGATACTCCCTGTATCAGGCTTTAGGCCCCAAACAAGTATACCAGTATTTACCTGGTATTTCCCGAAGCGAAAGTACCATTACCGATACGCTGCAGTATAAAGCGGGAGACGTACTAGCAAAATACCACGGACCAGAATACCGCCTCTCGGCCAAATTAGCGCTTACCGAAAACTCATCGGTAAAAATGAGTTACAACCGGATGCGCCAGTACATTCACATGCTTTCTAATACCGCCGCCATGTCGCCTACCGATATCTGGAAATTGAGCGATTCGTACATCCGGCCGCAAATCGGCGACCAGGTAGCATTGGGATACTACCGTAATTTTAAATCTAACACCATCGAAACTTCCGTCGAAACTTATTATAAAAAGATGCACGATTTTGTGGATTATAAAAGCGGGGCCACTCTCTTGTTAAACCATCACATAGAAACCGATGTAGTAAACGCCGCGGGCAAAGCCTACGGATTAGAAGTAATGGTAAAAAAGCTGACGGGTAAAGTTAATGGTTGGGTAAGTTATACGTATTCCCGGTCGTTGGTAAAAGTAAACGAAGGCACTACTTCCGATAAAATTAATGGTGGTTCGTATTATCCCAGTAATTTCGACAAACCCCATGATTTCACCTTAATTGGTAATTACCGGTTTAGCCGCCGGTTTAGCACATCGTTAAACTTCACCTACAATACCGGCCGCCCGATAACTTTGCCATTAGCTAAATATTTCGTCGACAATTCGTACCGGGTTTATTATTCTGACCGAAATGCGTACCGGGTGCCCGATTATTACCGCGCCGATTTTGCCATGAATATGGAAGGCAATCATAAAGTGCAGAAGTTGGCGCATAGCTCCTGGACCTTGGCTATTTATAACCTGACCGGGCGTAAAAATCCGTATTCTATTTATTTTAAATCGGAAGGCACCCAAATTAACGGGTACCAGCTCTCCATTTTTGGCCGGCCTATTCCTACCGTCACGTATAATTTTAAATTTTAA